One genomic window of Egibacteraceae bacterium includes the following:
- a CDS encoding LPXTG cell wall anchor domain-containing protein, whose product MEWWWWLIIAAIVVILLGAGFMAVQRRRRSGGIVAVRKRRGKP is encoded by the coding sequence ATGGAATGGTGGTGGTGGCTGATCATCGCGGCGATCGTGGTGATCCTGCTCGGCGCCGGGTTCATGGCCGTGCAGCGCCGGCGGCGCTCGGGCGGCATCGTCGCCGTGCGCAAGCGCCGAGGCAAGCCATGA
- a CDS encoding PRC-barrel domain-containing protein — protein MRLTDALGTTVLSRDDAEELGRVRHLVVDVGSRRISAVHIDGRRKKALLVDWDALSGFGPDAVVVGPGDALRGPADDTELAMVAGDLDWIGRRVLTDQGNDVGSVTDIEFDPASGALTAVVTEQGAHDAERLRALGPYCVVVRA, from the coding sequence GTGCGCCTCACCGACGCCCTCGGTACCACGGTGCTGTCACGCGATGACGCCGAGGAGCTCGGCCGCGTCCGCCATCTGGTCGTCGACGTCGGCAGCCGCCGGATCTCCGCCGTGCACATCGACGGCCGTCGCAAGAAGGCGCTGCTCGTCGACTGGGACGCGCTGTCGGGGTTCGGCCCCGACGCCGTCGTCGTCGGCCCCGGTGACGCGCTGCGCGGGCCGGCCGATGACACCGAGCTCGCGATGGTGGCCGGTGACCTCGACTGGATCGGGCGACGGGTCCTCACCGACCAGGGCAACGACGTCGGCAGCGTGACCGACATCGAGTTCGACCCCGCCAGCGGGGCACTCACCGCGGTGGTCACCGAACAGGGGGCACACGACGCGGAGCGGCTGCGCGCCCTCGGTCCCTACTGCGTCGTGGTGCGCGCGTGA
- a CDS encoding PRC-barrel domain-containing protein, producing MSLLLRAGDLIGRPVVTLDTAVDVAEIKDVVFSHEDARVVGFSLNKRGRFSGPMKAVLPWSRVAALGRDAVMIADRDALGSADDSMEAATGGEDRHILGTTVMTDAGKALGTVRDLVLAVGTAADVVGFEIDGEVEGQLLPVGDTFSISGTALMVPAAAEDFLHDDLSGFSSAVTAFMERHTAEGG from the coding sequence ATGAGCCTGCTGCTGCGGGCCGGTGACCTGATCGGGCGGCCGGTGGTCACCCTGGACACCGCCGTGGACGTCGCCGAGATCAAGGACGTCGTGTTCAGCCACGAGGATGCGAGGGTCGTGGGGTTCAGCCTGAACAAGCGGGGCCGGTTCTCCGGACCGATGAAGGCGGTGTTGCCGTGGTCGCGGGTCGCCGCCCTCGGACGGGACGCGGTCATGATCGCGGATCGCGACGCGCTCGGCTCGGCAGACGACTCCATGGAGGCGGCGACCGGCGGCGAGGACCGCCACATCCTCGGCACCACGGTGATGACCGACGCCGGCAAGGCGCTCGGCACCGTCCGCGACCTGGTCCTGGCCGTCGGCACCGCCGCCGACGTGGTCGGCTTCGAGATCGATGGAGAGGTCGAGGGGCAGCTGCTGCCCGTCGGCGACACGTTCTCCATCTCCGGGACGGCGTTGATGGTGCCTGCCGCGGCAGAGGACTTCCTCCACGACGATCTCTCCGGCTTCAGCAGCGCGGTCACGGCGTTCATGGAGCGCCACACGGCCGAGGGAGGCTAG